From the Mycobacterium sp. 155 genome, the window TGCCCCGCGAGCCGTACGTTACGAGTGGTACGGCTCAGCGCTGACCAGCGTGACCTTGACGATATTGCCGTTGGGCACAGTGTAGGTGCGGGATTCGCCGACCTTGGCGTCGATCAGGGCCCCGCCCAGCGGTGAGTTGGGGGAGTAGACCTCGAGCTTGCCGTCGCTGATGCCTTCCTGACGGGTGGCGATCAGGAAGGTCTCGGTGTCGCTCGTGTCGTCGTCGTAGTAGACCTTGACCACAGAGCCGGGCAGTGCCACGCCTGACTGCTTGGGAGCCTCGCCGACCTTGGCGTTGTTGAGCAGCTCCTGCAGCTGGCGGATGCGGGCCTCCTGCTGGCCCTGCTCCTCGCGGGCGGCGTGGTAGCCGCCGTTCTCGCGCAGATCACCCTCTTCACGACGGTCGTTGATCTCGGCGGCGATGATCGGCCGGTTCGCGATCAGCTGATCCAGCTCGGCCTTCAGCCGGTCGAAAGCTTCCTGGGTGAGCCAGGTGACCTGGGTGTCGGTCATATCTTCGCGCTCCTGTCCATCTGGTCCTGCAGTGCTCTCGCACCGTTTCGCGTACGAAAGTTCTCAGTTTCGGGCCGGGAGCATGTTGCGTGTATCGCCGCTAGCGCAAGCGATTTCTGCGCGCTAATGCAGCAATACACGGCCCCAGCGCGGAACCGTGTATCC encodes:
- the greA gene encoding transcription elongation factor GreA, producing the protein MTDTQVTWLTQEAFDRLKAELDQLIANRPIIAAEINDRREEGDLRENGGYHAAREEQGQQEARIRQLQELLNNAKVGEAPKQSGVALPGSVVKVYYDDDTSDTETFLIATRQEGISDGKLEVYSPNSPLGGALIDAKVGESRTYTVPNGNIVKVTLVSAEPYHS